From Brassica rapa cultivar Chiifu-401-42 chromosome A06, CAAS_Brap_v3.01, whole genome shotgun sequence:
ATTTTAtcttataaattctatttttgaagtttattcagatttaaagttgttttaaagttttcaaaatGTACAGATTTTTTAGATCTGAAAATTATCTAATACATTATACTAACTTCTAATGAAGTCtgcttaaaattaattaaggCTCGTAtatttcaaatgaagtctagtAAACCATAAATTTTAAgcttaaaatatgatttttttatttaatttttgtcttatgtttttttttcctcattATCTTAGTATGCATGTATTTTCTTTCAATGTTTTCTTCTCCTCCACCCAAAATGTAAGatttacatctatagattttaaatgtgtattttgtgtttatattcaaataaatttatatatttgaacttCATGTGTTTACTTTCTTACAGTCTTATCTctattgatgatttttttttagatttaaggttatttacaaattttctaaatttacttatttttcaCAGCTGAAAAATTACGATAATGTAGACTTCTAATAATTATGCTTCAAAGTTAAGTCTAGTATGAAGTCTACTAAACCATAAATTTTAAGCAGACTTCAtcataaatttagtaaaatatacttttaatatttgtagaatgttttctcataattgtattttattttgtagataATTTCATTTATAGTTTTCATCTCATCCTCCAAAAATGTAAGATTTAAAGTATCAATTTTGAATATGTATTTTTGCATTTACATTCAGATAAAATTATTGATTAAGACTGTGTTTTTACTACTATTTTAgctttaaaattctattttgttttttaaagatttgaaactattttttacgttttctaaatgtatatatttaaaaattatccaATACATTAGATTTCTAATGAAatctaattaaaatttaagGCTAGTAGACTTCAAATTTTAGGCAAACTTCATTAGAAgtttactaaaatatgattttgaattttttcttatgtttttctcatatTTATAGGTATTCTCTTCCATATTTTTCATATCATCCTCAtgaaaatgtatatttatatctatatatatttaatatgtatttttgtgcttatattcaaataatttttttgagaaaattttattcaaataatttataggttataattttatatgtttgtaTTGCGATGATTTCaacttaaatttttatttttaaagttttttgagatatgaaattattttcacaattttaaaTGTACATTTTTTTGATCCAAAAATTATCAGTagacttcattggaagtctacTTAAAAGTTAACACTAATAGAGTTTAAATTAAATCTActaaatcataaattttaagTTATGAAATCTACTGAAATATGTATTTctcataattttatcttattttacaGAAATTTCTTCCAAGACTTTCTTGTCATTCTCCCAAAAATGTAAGATTTTATATCCATAGATTTTAAATACGTTCTAGATGTGAAGTTTATTAATGCATAAATTTTAAGTAAATTTCAAATGAATTATACTAAAATGTGATTTTAGACTTTTATTTCatgtcttttattttataattttattcattttcacATTAAGTTAACTTTTTCCAGATATTATTAGCATACAACATTAGCATATTTCATTTAAGCCATCAAGATTATGAATAATCAAACAAACTCTAGAAGAATCTTCTTAAAGTTGATTTGtagtaaaatattatcataaatatttgtttgtaaattactattttaatgcataatcttTAGTCatagttttcttttttagttgtgtttcacttgtatgatttattaatttttgttagcTATCAATTTATCACAACATACTCTACCCAGTTAAAAATTTGAATCCACCatgattttaatacataaataGATCAAAATTACctataaaacaataattaacACACATGTGAGAACAATAAATAGAGATCAATAAGGTTTATACAGTTCTAAATGCATAGGCTCATAACAAACAGCCACACCATGAGGATAGCTCAAACAAAGAGAAGACATCCATTGAAATCAAATTTGGTTTTCCTTTTTATTCTAAACTATCCTTAGGACAGCTGGGCCACACATGTACGACAATGGAAATTACATTGGTGAAGGAAAATTTGCTAcccaattttattttaacagcAGCTGCAGTCACTAACGGCCCTTCTTATCGATAGATGATTAGGTTTTACTGTTGTCGTTTGGACTTGTCAAAATTACTTGGAAAAAGTTGATGGGGACACAcaaattttcaaagaaaaagcCCAAATTATTTTTCTCAATCGTTTCGAATTTGGTTATGTATGGTCATCTCCTTCAAATACTTGGAAGGTAGATcacttgtaattttttttttattaatgacaTAATGATAATCCATGTTGTACATGGACAGCAAACTAAGCATGATACTTGGGCTTTCGGTATGTTAATTGATTGTTGAGAAGATAGTTGCAGCTTTCGGAGAGAGTGAAAACATTCTTCAAAAAATTCAGATTCTAGAAATGCATGATATATACCGCTAAAGTCCAAAACTGCAGAAGAAAATAAGTGATGTCTCTGAAGCCTATAAATAGAAGGCAGCTCAAAACTGATAAAAGGAAGCCAACATCTGGAATGTTCTGAGTGAAAGTAGAACTTGAACCAAAATTGGTTTCGAAATGTAGCAtattgtttatgttttaaatagaagatattattttattttaataaccgCTTATTAGTCATTACTAAGAAACAAAACTTACAATATTGTAGTCGCTCACAGGTGACCAAGAAATAACTGGTTTTGCTAGGTGGGCTGGGAATGCCTGACTATAACATAATAGCTTTCGTCCCAAAAAGCTTCGCCTAGAGTGGAGTTCGTATTATTAGTCTTGGATGTATCTTTTTAACCGACATCAATTGTTGTAACTTGAACTTATATGCATTTTAGGAGCAGTACAATAAGCTTGGATGATACTAAGTGGAGGTCCAAACTTAATGATGTTGAAAATCAGCGGATAAATTATGGTTAGGATATTCGAGGCTATTAGAGCAAGATCTACTTTATGGGAATATAAATCGAAGCAATAACAAAACTATTTCTAGTGAAAAATCTTTCACAACCTCTAGAGAAAGTTCACCAATAAACAAAGATTAAGTAATTCGATTCATTCACAACTATATTATAGAAGGAAACATTGCTTTTGCTAATTATAGTTAAAGGGTGATGTAAAATCGGTCTATTTCTTTCTGACATCATATTAATGAATTGGGATTTCTTTATTTTGTTGGTTTCATCTGCGAGCATTGAACTCTCTGGACTCTCCGAAAATGCTGAATACCCTTCGAAAGAGGTTGCACCTTGTTCAGATGAACCTTGGTGTTTGTTTCGCTCATCATCTCCGGAGCTTATTGGGCCTTCCATTTTGCTAAGGCTTAATAAGCCTTTACGACTTTACTGGACCTTGTTTCTTCTGATCTTTTTACAAACATAAGAAGAATACAAtcgaataataaaaaaaaatacatgctGACGTGTTCCTTGCCAAAAGAAAAGGGGAAATATTTGTCTTTCCTTAAtttccagaagaagaagaactctcTGCAAAATCGTTAAACCTTCAGTGAGAGAGTCCATAGAAGAAGCCGAGATTCTCCGCTGTTAGACATCGAAGCTTAGGAAGCTATGCATCCGACCGGTCAACAGGTCAGTTCATCAATTTTCAATTTTGTTCCGTCGATGTTGATTCTTTCAGTTGCATGCGACTACATTGGCTTGAGCGTTCTTCTTCGCCTACACAATTGGGCTAAATGCAATCATTTTCTTGTTCAttctttagtttcttttatTAAAGGTTTCAGCTTTACGAATTtgaggattagggttttatgaaaaattggatttttgaatcaaacttttttttgcaTGAGATTGTAGATGTCGTTTCAGAACGGCCTTTTCAATGTTCAAGGACCGTCAACGACGATGCAGTTGGATCCAAAAGAAACACAGAACGGAGGAGGGATGTCTCAGGCTGAGTTTGCTTTGTTCAATTCCGACAGGCTTCAGTCTGATCTTGAAGCCATGGGTAACAAGATCAAAGAGCATGAAGACAACTTGAAGTTTCTCAAGTCTCAGAAGAACAAGTTGGATGAATCAATCCTCAAACTGCAAGGTTCGAGATGATTCACCCCTGCTTGTAAATATAAGAGAAAGAGGTCACAAATGTCTCTTTGTTTTTGCAGTTCATATGGGCAAGCTTCATACGTCAGGCACTTGTACAATTGAAAACACCAATCTTCAGGGTGAAGATATCAATGAACAGATCCTTAGGCAAGTAAACTCAGCTGCTGGAGTTTTGAGTTATGTTCAGTCTCATCACTACTCGGAGGCTTTACAGTTGGATATGACGAACGGTGTAGTTGGAGTTGTAGCCAAACTTGGGAAAGTCAATGACCAAAACCTGAGCCAGTTTAGTTCCAATTTTCTCACtctcttttcctttttgttaCCGTACACACCTTCATGTGATGATTATTTTTAAACTGCAGGGTTTTGTCGGATTACTTAGGGACTCGGTCGATGTTGGCACTTGTATACAAGGATTACAAAAGTGTTAAGCCTTTAGAAAAATATGACAACCAAGGCAACGTTGATAGAAGTGGTGCCATTCATGGGCTTGCCTCTTCTATTGGCAGAACCATTGAAGGCCGTTTCGATGTTATCTGTCTAGAAAATCTCAGGTAAATGTTCTTGTTTTAAAACCATGTTTGTATCAAATCGTGTTCTAAtgagtttgttttgtgaattTTTAGACCGTATGTTGGCAAGTGCATAGCTGGTGATCCACAGAGAAGGCTTGATCTTCCCAACCCCAAGTTGCCTAACGGCGAATACCCTCCTGGTTTTCTCGGATATGCTGTGAACTTGATACAGATAGATCCAGCGTACTTGCTTTGTGTCACAGCGTATGGATACGGTCTTCGTGAGACCTTGTTCTACAGTCTCTTCTCCCAACTTCAAGTTTACAAAACGAGGGTTGATATGATTAGTGCCCTCCCATGCATAACTGATGGTGCAGTGTCTCTGGATGGAGGAATCATCAGAAAGACCGGGATCTTCACACTTGGTTCCCGGTATGGTTCTGACAACTTCATAACCTCTTTTGGTTCTTATTGTTTTTTCACTATTCTGTAACAAATGCAAGTTTCAGTGATGTGGCGGCGGCGAATGTGAGATTTGCGAAGCCAAGTGCTTCACAGACGACGGGCAATTATAGTGAGGCGGAGAGGCAAATGAATGAGCTGAGATGGACGAAGGAGAAAACGTTGGAGGACATAAAGCGAGCGCAAGTGCTCCGTGATCATGCTCTCTACAACTTTGgcaagaagaaagaagagtttGTTAGATGCTTGTCTCAGAGTTCATGCCCTAATGAGGTTAGTGTGAATCTACTTGATGTCACTTCTGGCTTTATCATAGTGCAGATGAATCAACCAAAGTCCATACTTTGATATAAATCATTGCAGTTGTATAAGATTGTATCTTCATTTCGGTTTCAGTTTATAGTTTCTCTGTGTATTTATATGTTGTGGTGTTTCAGCAAATGATTTCTCCCAGATGAAAAGAGAGCAAGCAAAGAAGCATGAAGCTGTGAGTAATGGTGGCCTGTGCTTCGAAAGGAAACATATTTTGACTTCAAGAATGTGTGTTGCAGTTTAGTTTTTTTACCACAAAAGGAAAACATATAGCGGCTTAGTAGACCGGTTTGGTTTAGATTGGTTAGCTTCGGTTCTGCATGTCTAGTCATATTTTTGTTACGATTTGACTTAGCCATGTACAGTACATATGTGATTGCTATCCAACTTCAAGGCTTTATGTTTACATTGTCACAAGTGGTTTGCTTGCTTATACATGCACTAGGTTGTTACAAAGAAAACTATAGTCACAGACCATCAAGTGGATCAGTTTTGGTACAGACAGTGTTAATAAAAGCTTGAAACCAAAAGCAAAAGCTTTGCACAATTGCTTTTTCTAGAACCTGGCATGATACCAAATGGTGAATCATAGCTTATTGTCCAAACCAAATAAATTCCTAATTACATAAAAATGATATGAATATTAACAGAGACCAATAAATTCAAGAAAACCACAATCAGCAAGCACGGCGGAGCATGACCGTTGCTTCTCCTCCTTCAACAACACCGTTAATATTATCCCAAATCATCTTCACTCTTTTCCTCCTCTCGTTTAAGAGGCAATATCGAAGCTATGTTATTAAATATACTCCTCTTCTTCGCTTCTTCAGCTTCTAACTCTCTCGCCTTTGCCTCCGCTTTCAATCTCTCTTTCTCATCCATAAGTTTCTGCAGATCATCCTCTCTCCCTTCTTTCCTCAGCTCTTCTTTCACAAACTCTTGTATCTCTTCACTCACTCTAACCGTATCCTCGTCCAGCATCACAGCCACTATCTTAAGCATCTCGTCCAGCCTCCCAGCTTCACTAAACGCCCTCATGATGAACTTGTAAGCATCATCGTCCATCTTGAGCCTGCTCACCATCATAACAAAGAAGGATCTGGCATCGTCGAGTTTCCCGGATTTAACCAACTGATCTTGCAGCCTGTTATACACCGCCAAGTTCGGTCTTAGACTAGACTCAGCCATCGTTTTGTAATAAGCAGCTCCTTCGTCTATCTTACCTTCCTTGAAACAAGTATCCATCAACAAACCATAAGTATACTCATCAGGCTTCACCTTATTTTTCTCATCCATTTCAATATAAAGCTTCTCAGCCTCAGCCAACAATCCATTCCCACACATCTGATTCATCACATTGTTGAACGATAAAGTATCAGGACTACACCTAAACTCACCCATTCCCCTGAAAACCTCCATAGCTTCCTCAAACTTCCCTTCTCCGCAATACCCATTAACCACCACATTAAAACTCCCCAAATTCAAAGCCAAACGCCTCGGCGGTTTATGCTCCTTCTTCATAACCTCAAACAGCTTCAAAGCCTCGTCAAACTTCCCGTTCTCGCTCAAAGCCTCCAGGACATAGTTATAACCCACAGCACTCATCTTCACCTTTGATTCCTCTCCAAGAACTTCCTCATAACACTCCATAGCTTCTTCCTCCATCTCTTTCAAGAAATAGCCTTTCATCAAAGGCCCATAAACAACACCATCCTCAACAAACCCACCAAGCTTCTCCTTCAACTCCTCATAAAGGTTCAAAACGCCTCCACCATCAGAACCCTTCCCACACCCAATCATCAGATAGCTGTAAACAACAGGGTCGGCGATAAAGCCTCTAACGCCCATCTCCTCCTTAATCTCCATGGCCTTCTCAACCTTCTCGTTATCAACTAAACCTTTCACAAGAATCCTAAACGTGGCAACGGAAGGATTCAACGGGGCGTTGTCTACAAAGAGCTTGTAATGCTCCAAAGCGAGTTCTGGTTTCTTAACGTCGAGGTAAGCTTGGAATAGCAAGTTGTATGTGATGATGTTAGCGGCGATGCCAGCTTGGTTGATGAATCCGTGTAACTGCAGAAACGCTTCGTACTTGGATTGACGGAGCTGCGCTGTTAAAACGGCGTTCACGGTGAAGATCGTGGGGCGGCAGTTTGAGTACACGGAGTGACGTGTGTAGAGAGCGGCTTCTTCTAGGTCGTTCTCGTGGATTAGTTTCAAGATGTGGTTGTGGAGATGGAGGCGTTTTCCGGTGAGAGCGGATAAGGACTCCGGGAGTTTCGGGATGTTAGGGTTTTGGATCGGTCTAGTGATAtgaggttgttgttgttggggGGATCTGTTCAAGGGGTTGAGAGATGGTTCCAGGGAGAGACGACGCTTGCGACGGCGACGTTCCGCGGCGGCTTCTTCCTGCGTCGCAAAAGACATGTGCCGGACGGGGGAAAACGAGGGCGGGAGGCGAGGGCGGGAGGCTCTTGAGAGTGTTTGCAGGTGGTTGAAAAAGAAGGCTTTAGCAAACGACATTGTTGTTGAAAATGATCCTTGTGAAGGTTTCTTGTTAGGGTTTTTTAGAAGGGTTTAGGTTTGGAAATGATGAAGTTTTGTTTGATAACTTGGATATAAGTATGTTTTTTGCGTGGGAATAGAGAAAAGATCGGTATGGCATTTTAACGTGAGATTTGGGCTTGTGGCTTTTGTTTAGGCCAGAACCTCGACTTTTGGAGCGATGGATTATTTCACGGATTTGTAtaaattaaaacatttattcaaaaatatatacttccatcacgtttttttttttaatcaaatatattaataaagcTCAAATCTAGTTTGTGAATGAAGCATTAAAAAGAATAGGCATGTATGTGCATTTTCCAGACCCGAAACCTGAACCGGAACCACCTCGAAAAGATCGAAAAATAATGTCATTTTACTCTATTGGGTCTTGGAGTAGAGGATCCGCTGGTCTCTTAGACCGCACCTAAGATCCTATGGAGTACACGAAACTtactctagttttttttttttgtcatcagcaTTACAGATTCAtataatgtagtttttccaaaACTTAACTTAATCTAGTTAAGCGTTATTATTCTGATTAATAACAGGTTTATAACCCGTTTTAGTTGGTTTTAGACCCGAAAACGATGGGTCATGGTTATATTATAACTCGTTCAATTGCTGATTCAAGATAGTAGCATgacttatttataatatatgctTCTATTGACCAAGTTTAACATTTCAAACTCATATTAAAATACCaccatcaatactattaaaacagaaggccCTTTTTTGAGGTGTCCTCCGGTTTCAACAGTATTTACAGAGCCATGCCACTGAAATATTTTAAAgctatgatttttattaaattctgTTTTCCCTTTTATtccaacaaaatatatatttgcccTATTATCTCTCTCTTTCATCGATAAAAAGGTTCTCCTCTCCAACAATATTACCTTATTTCTCTATCCTTTTCAATCAAATCACTAAAGCATATCTTAACCATCATAGATCGAGTTTGGTGTGGTGTTTTGGCTCACTCGCTCTCCCTTTGCTCTTCTTTTACGACCATGGTGAGGTGAGGTGAGGTGAATTGGTTGAGGTGAAGTTTAGAGATCTTTCAGAGGCGGGTTTGgtcttatttttcttattctcATGTGAGGATTCTGTTGAGGACGGCGAGAAGTCGAGGAGAAGGCTAAAAGGGACAGGTTAGTACATTACGGACAGGTTAGCTATACTTTAGTTTTGCGTATCTGTATCATAACAATTTATTAAAGTTAGTTTGCATAGCATAGAACATATTTTGAATACAGTTAATACGAACCACAGAGTGAGATATCACTTTGAAAATCGAGAAtcataacaataaaataaaaaccattcagttttctatacaaaaaaatcaaaaccattcAGTTTTTTATATTGTCGATAACCACTAAAACTGGGTAAGTAAAATGCCTCTTAAACCATATTTAATGTTCTtgaaacattaaatatataccAACCCCATCAAAATAtgcatcatatatatatgtgtaatttttttataatatttatgttaacAAATTTGTtcataagttattattttagaatatattcttaatatatccacaaaagaaataatttagaaattaaatatgTGATAGAATTTTTCTCCACCAGTTTTAACAACAATCCCAATAAATCGCCACACATTTGATTATGTAAATTTATTTCCttcaaattataattatatagaaAATGTGAATagtaaaaggaaacaaaaaaaatattttgcaaacaaaaatatttgtttgtaaAATCTTAACTATCAATTGTTTTTGGGATTTTCTAtgttcatatatatgttaacaaaTCTTAAATTTATGAGATATGATTATGAAAATGCATTAACCTTATCAAAtgtgatttatattaaaaaaatccgaGACACTAACTTTCAGAAGTTTTTATTATTAGACCTTTTAG
This genomic window contains:
- the LOC103873078 gene encoding protein DEFECTIVE IN MERISTEM SILENCING 3 codes for the protein MHPTGQQMSFQNGLFNVQGPSTTMQLDPKETQNGGGMSQAEFALFNSDRLQSDLEAMGNKIKEHEDNLKFLKSQKNKLDESILKLQVHMGKLHTSGTCTIENTNLQGEDINEQILRQVNSAAGVLSYVQSHHYSEALQLDMTNGVVGVVAKLGKVNDQNLSQVLSDYLGTRSMLALVYKDYKSVKPLEKYDNQGNVDRSGAIHGLASSIGRTIEGRFDVICLENLRPYVGKCIAGDPQRRLDLPNPKLPNGEYPPGFLGYAVNLIQIDPAYLLCVTAYGYGLRETLFYSLFSQLQVYKTRVDMISALPCITDGAVSLDGGIIRKTGIFTLGSRDVAAANVRFAKPSASQTTGNYSEAERQMNELRWTKEKTLEDIKRAQVLRDHALYNFGKKKEEFVRCLSQSSCPNEQMISPR
- the LOC103873077 gene encoding pentatricopeptide repeat-containing protein At3g49240, mitochondrial-like, which codes for MSFAKAFFFNHLQTLSRASRPRLPPSFSPVRHMSFATQEEAAAERRRRKRRLSLEPSLNPLNRSPQQQQPHITRPIQNPNIPKLPESLSALTGKRLHLHNHILKLIHENDLEEAALYTRHSVYSNCRPTIFTVNAVLTAQLRQSKYEAFLQLHGFINQAGIAANIITYNLLFQAYLDVKKPELALEHYKLFVDNAPLNPSVATFRILVKGLVDNEKVEKAMEIKEEMGVRGFIADPVVYSYLMIGCGKGSDGGGVLNLYEELKEKLGGFVEDGVVYGPLMKGYFLKEMEEEAMECYEEVLGEESKVKMSAVGYNYVLEALSENGKFDEALKLFEVMKKEHKPPRRLALNLGSFNVVVNGYCGEGKFEEAMEVFRGMGEFRCSPDTLSFNNVMNQMCGNGLLAEAEKLYIEMDEKNKVKPDEYTYGLLMDTCFKEGKIDEGAAYYKTMAESSLRPNLAVYNRLQDQLVKSGKLDDARSFFVMMVSRLKMDDDAYKFIMRAFSEAGRLDEMLKIVAVMLDEDTVRVSEEIQEFVKEELRKEGREDDLQKLMDEKERLKAEAKARELEAEEAKKRSIFNNIASILPLKREEEKSEDDLG